The Festucalex cinctus isolate MCC-2025b chromosome 16, RoL_Fcin_1.0, whole genome shotgun sequence sequence AAACAAAGAAGGAAATCATTGTTATtggttgaaatttttcatatgGTGCATCCCTAGCAATATAATACTAATCCAAACCTGGatacaatacattttttaagaaaCAGGTGTCCAGTGTAATAACAAATAGCACAATGTATTTTATTGTCTCACAACAAAGAAGCCTGTCTCAAAcggtacaaaaaaaagaagaagaaagaaatcaaGCATTCATTTAGTTTCACATAGTGAAAACACAAGCACACTTTGTAACTACAAATCGTTGGAATCACTCTCTCATTTCtccatcttcctcctcttcctccacccCTCGGATGTACAGAACATTGTTGCACCTGTGAGGACATCAACATTTTTAACACTTGCACAACTTAGTCTTCAGTTACTACTGATCAATTTAACACtggcttttattattattattattattattaatctcgATTCAATTCAGAATACCTGATGAGGACTTCCCCAAGATGACCCGCTAACGCTCCATCCACGTACTCTTCCGTGTTGGCAAGCTGCACACACAATTGCTCACGGTGAGGTCAATTTTGATCTATTTGTCAAATTGAAAATTGATCTGTTCCTTCGTCGCCCTCCCTCCTTACCTGCATGTTCATGTAGCCATCCACGGAGACCAGGTAGCCTTTGTACTCCATGCCCCACTTGAGCTTGACCATCACCGGCTTGCCCGTTAGCCCGTTCAGGAAGGGCTTGGGGTTCAGTGGTAAActctgcaaaaacaacaacaacaaaaaaaggacatttagTGTCAAgccttcccccccccaaaaaaaatatatcatctCTTCAAAACAGGTATTTCTGTGACATCAGGCTGCACTACACAGATTGTCTCCATTAGTAGcctcatttaaaacaaatgttttcactGTAAGTTATAAGTTTAACGAACCTATAAGCGTGTCTATTAAAATGTTAGTGTGAGTAGATGCGAGgagcttcattcattcattccactGGAATGCACATCGATGGAGCTAACGCGGCTAAGTGCTAACCGATTAAAAacgctgggggggggggaaaccgcGGAGATGACGAAGAAGAATCCCATGTAAGTGGAGCGGAACCAAATCGATCATACTTACCATTTCGACTTGTTGGCGATATAAACGTGTTACTTGACGAGTTTAGTAGATAGCTTGTCGTCACAAAAGCGTTCGGAAACTAACACGTTCTGCCCGCCCAACCGGAAGTACTGAATATTGACCTCTGTGGAGGCGTGTTAATCTCTCTAAACCGCCACCTATCGGGGTGGCGGCTACATCACAACAAatgctttcacttttttttttttttttacctttttttttttttttttaaccttttttttttacacatgcaATTGATTTTAACGTTTTTGTCAATGCTTTGACATTATTTATCATCTAGAGCAGAGGTGGACAAGCTTTTATGGTAAAAATCCAAGGGTATAAATATGTATTATGACTAGTGCTGTTGTAACTCAGGTGTGATTTTATTTCATGTGTTGGGTTATCGTTTAAAGAAAGCATTCATtatgtgctatatatatatacatatatatatatatatatatatatatatatatatatatatatatatatatatatatatatatacatacatatatatatatatatatatatacatatatatatatatatatatacatatatatatatatatatatatacatatatatatatatatatatatacatatatatatatatatatatatatacatacatatatatatatatatatatacatatatatatacatatacatatatatacatatatatacatatatatatacatatatatatatatatatatatatatatatatatatatatatatatatatatatacacacatacacatatactgtatatacatatatatatatatatatatatatatatatatatatatatacatatatatatatatatatacatatatatatacatatacatatatatatacatatatatatatatatatatatacacatatatatatatatacacatatatatatatacatatatacacatatatatatatacatatatacacatatatatatatatacatatatacatatatatatatacgtatatatatatatatatatatatatatatatatatatatatatatatatatatatatatatatacatatatatatagggtCCAGGGTCCATCTAATTGTGACCAGGAGGGGGCACAAtatgggttgttgttgttggaaagGTCTGGTGGCAATCAGGGCAGGTGTGGAAAGTGAAGTGATGGTTGGTCCATGCTGGTGTTTGCAAGATCTTGCTGGAGATGGTCTGTCGTTGGTTTGCTTGTCTGGATCCAGAGCAGCTTTTTGATGGCAACTTGAAAGTTGGGACGTTGCACAGTGTAGGTAGGATTTGAGCGAAAAGTCCATCATTTTGATAAAACACACTTGTCTGTGTTTCAGGGTTGTTTCAACACCAGATGGAACAGAAGCAAACGTCCTTGTGAGAAATTGCAACGACATGACAAACATTTTCTGGTGTGCACACTTAGCTGAAGATCGCCATTTGTCATCGCATGTTCACTGCACGCGATGAATATTCTCGTGCACACTTGCCACCTAATGAGCTACAACACAGATGCCTTCTTC is a genomic window containing:
- the snrpf gene encoding small nuclear ribonucleoprotein F is translated as MSLPLNPKPFLNGLTGKPVMVKLKWGMEYKGYLVSVDGYMNMQLANTEEYVDGALAGHLGEVLIRCNNVLYIRGVEEEEEDGEMRE